In Aspergillus luchuensis IFO 4308 DNA, chromosome 1, nearly complete sequence, the following are encoded in one genomic region:
- a CDS encoding putative phenol 2-monooxygenase (COG:C,H;~EggNog:ENOG410PIRA;~InterPro:IPR036188,IPR002938,IPR036249,IPR038220, IPR012941;~PFAM:PF07976,PF01494;~SMCOG1050:monooxygenase FAD-binding;~antiSMASH:Cluster_1.7;~go_function: GO:0071949 - FAD binding [Evidence IEA]), which yields MTQKVDVLICGSGSAGLCAAAWLARYGITCKVLERRDGPMTMGQADGVQCRTVEIFESFGIGEELLRESYHVVEVVFWADDSGSGVIRRTGKTADTQPGLSHQPHVILNQARINGLLIDLMKKHNNQEIDYGYTVKDVRVDESQLSAGPEAYPVKVTAEKDGKMESFEAKYALACDGAHSTVRKALGYNMIGDSTDAVWGVMDMVPRTDFPDIRKKSSIRSKAGNLLIIPREGDSYNLTRFYIELPTGTKAKDVRLEDLQNAAKRIFSPYQIEFVETVWWSAYAIGQRHADFFHKDYRVFLAGDACHTHSPKAGQGMNVSLQDGYNMGWKLASVLKGLAHPSLLETYVLERQKVAIDLINFDRYFAKLFSSQGSATPQEFQEGFIKSGKYTAGLTAKYDESPITSDTGVSTELATNVVVGMRLPSAQVVRFCDAKPLQLAASLKSDGRWRVMAFVGDLSVSQNMAALQAVGEYLGSDDSPLQKFRSRSGEPDSLIEPILVAHGKRHGVELEQIPQSFYPFTGKNHIRDLHKIFFDDESYNRGHGHLYEHLGISPDKGAIIIVRPDQYVSAVFSLVDYRRIGQFFEGFMIPQERSESLTGSKL from the exons ATGACACAAAAAGTCGACGTCTTAATTTGTGGCAGCGGCTCCGCAGGTCTCTGCGCAGCCGCCTGGCTGGCTCGCTATGGCATAACCTGCAAAGTGCTCGAGCGGCGGGATGGCCCCATGACGATGGGCCAAGCAGATGGTGTGCAATGCCGCACGGTGGAAATCTTCGAGAGCTTCGGCATTGGCGAGGAGCTATTGCGCGAGTCGTACCATGTGGTGGAGGTCGTGTTTTGGGCCGATGATAGTGGCTCCGGAGTTATACGTCGCACGGGCAAGACGGCAGATACGCAGCCCGGATTGTCTCATCAGCCACATGTCATTCTGAACCAGGCGCGCATCAACGGGCTTCTCATTGACCTGATGAAGAAACATAACAACCAGGAGATTGATTACGGGTATACTGTCAAGGATGTTCGGGTTGATGAGAGTCAGCTTTCGGCGGGGCCGGAAGCTTATCCGGTTAAAGTCACGGCGGAgaaggatgggaagatggaaagtTTCGAGGCGAAGTATGCTTTG GCATGTGATGGCGCACATAGTACGGTGCGCAAAGCGCTAGGATACAATATGATTGGAGATAGCACCGATGCTGTTTGGGGTGTCATGGACATGGTTCCACGAACGGACTTCCCCGATATTCGGAAGAAATCCAGCATCCGGTCCAAGGCAGGCAATCTGCTGATTATACCCCGAGAAGGAGACAGCTACAATCTGACCCGATTCTACATTGAGCTTCCGACTGGCACTAAGGCGAAGGATGTCAGATTGGAAGATCTGCAGAACGCCGCAAAGCGGATTTTTAGTCCGTATCAGATTGAGTTTGTTGAGACGGTTTGGTGGTCTGCTTACGCCATTGGGCAGCGCCATGCCGATTTCTTCCACAAGGATTACCGTGTCTTTCTTGCGGGCGATGCCTGTCATACGCACTCGCCAAAGGCGGGCCAAGGCATGAACGTCAGCTTACAAGATGGTTACAATATGGGCTGGAAGCTTGCTTCAGTACTAAAGGGCTTGGCGCATCCCTCATTGCTGGAGACGTATGTGCTTGAGCGGCAGAAGGTGGCTATTGATTTGATTAACTTTGATCGGTATTTCGCCAAGTTGTTCTCCTCTCAGGGGAGTGCAACGCCCCAGGAGTTCCAAGAAGGCTTTATCAAGTCTGGGAAATACACTGCAGGTTTGACGGCCAAGTATGATGAATCGCCTATTACTTCCGATACGGGCGTGTCGACCGAACTTGCCACGAACGTCGTCGTGGGAATGAGGTTGCCTAGTGCGCAGGTTGTGCGATTCTGTGACGCCAAACCGCTGCAGCTTGCTGCATCGCTCAAGTCCGATGGCCGCTGGAGGGTGATGGCATTTGTGGGCGATCTCAGCGTGTCACAGAATATGGCCGCACTACAAGCT GTTGGAGAGTATCTCGGCTCCGATGACAGCCCTCTTCAGAAGTTCCGCTCGAGAAGTGGCGAACCTGACAGCCTTATCGAGCCAATTCTCGTGGCACATGGTAAACGGCATGGCGTCGAGCTGGAGCAGATCCCGCAGAGCTTCTATCCATTCACGGGGAAGAACCATATCAGAG ATCTTCACAAAATATTCTTTGATGACGAGAGCTACAACAGAGGTCATGGACATCTTTACGAGCATCTCGGTATTAGCCCTGACAAGGGTGCTATCATCATTGTCCGTCCAGATCAAT ACGTATCTGCTGTGTTCAGTCTGGTTGACTATAGACGAATCGGCCAATTCTTTGAGGGATTTATGATCCCGCAGGAGAGGTCGGAGTCGTTGACGGGAAGCAAACTATAG
- a CDS encoding putative NRPS-like protein biosynthetic cluster (COG:I;~EggNog:ENOG410Q286;~InterPro:IPR000873,IPR009081,IPR036736,IPR029058, IPR001031,IPR020802,IPR042099,IPR020845;~PFAM:PF00501,PF00550,PF00975;~SMCOG1002:AMP-dependent synthetase and ligase;~antiSMASH:Cluster_1.7;~go_function: GO:0016788 - hydrolase activity, acting on ester bonds [Evidence IEA];~go_process: GO:0009058 - biosynthetic process [Evidence IEA]) — translation MAPHVLEGNGKAIEPTLKSIPAKDVSVTTIESPSTVQNLAQLLAKAASSKAGLTFYTPGAEASRVSYSDLQSKATEKAQLLGQIDGISASSIILLHFESHHDTILWFWAVTLAGFLPAISTPFVHDPAQRMKHLRHLKTLLQEPVVLATERLVPDFLDTDELRVLPVEVLDKAANSNGLSDTMPLCGTEKQAQDPAVLMLTSGSTGSAKAVPLLHGQLLTALQGKKDHHGTEPGDVFLTWVGLDHVASLCEIHLHAMSLGADQVLIPASELLRDPIRFIQLLDSHKIAYTFAPNFFLTQVRDALAANSTLQADLSRLKSINSGGEANVVATIDGLTRELRRFNIQREVISPGFGMTETCAGCVHARASPSYDLSKGLEFACLGPCTPGIKMRVMRPTVRDEPAAPGEVGELQLSGPAVFTGYFNNPEATAAAFTEDGWFITGDLAWLDDSGYLNLAGRTRDTIIVNGVKWSATEIEVAIEEENIPGVVPSYTVAFPCRAPGSASEDIAIVYFPAYAADDAATRFETATAIAKTVALLTGRKPAHLIPLPAEMLDKSSLGKISRTKVRTAFEKGEYASFEEEDLKIVQKYRESTQRPAQTETEKRVQRTIAGLLKIPIEDINVDMSIFDLGITSFNLILLKAMIQEAVDAPIEIPMSVLMTDPTTTAISASIDKLLSQPPTYNPIVPLQPHGTKIPLFCIHPGSGDILVFIALAAQFPTRPVYALRTRGYNTNERFFHSIQETADTYAHYIRQTQPEGPYAIAGYSLGSTLAFEVGKVLESQGQEVRFLASIDYPPHIRQYVRGQNWVDVLLHIAFFLELIDLDVMGEAGKYLHSLEKDKGGEGLSRYDALVHILNISDKERVRALALNAERLERITDIGENFRVHGETYEPKGTVETLDVFVADPPSYAALDRQDWEENKLGAWRDFARTEVGFYNCPGIHATMLNPVHVPEFVRGFKLAMKRRGV, via the exons ATGGCTCCCCATGTTCTCGAGGGCAATGGCAAGGCTATTGAGCCAACACTCAAGTCAATTCCTGCAAAGGATGTGTCAGTGACCACCATCGAGTCTCCCAGCACTGTACAGAACCTAGCTCAGCTCCTAGCCAAAGCAGCCAGCTCCAAAGCCGGACTCACCTTCTACACGCCTGGAGCAGAAGCCTCGCGTGTTTCGTACTCCGACCTTCAGAGCAAAGCCACGGAGAAAGCTCAGCTCTTAGGCCAAATCGATGGAATCTCCGCATCCTCTATTATCCTGCTCCACTTTGAGAGCCATCACGATACAATCCTATGGTTCTGGGCTGTCACACTCGCAGGCTTCCTTCCTGCCATTTCAACCCCCTTCGTGCATGATCCCGCGCAGCGTATGAAGCATCTACGTCACCTTAAAACGCTGCTACAGGAGCCCGTCGTCCTCGCTACGGAGCGGCTTGTCCCAGACTTTCTGGACACTGATGAGCTTCGTGTGCTTCCGGTCGAGGTGCTCGACAAAGCTGCTAACTCGAATGGCTTATCTGACACTATGCCACTCTGTGGAACAGAGAAGCAAGCACAAGATCCAGCAGTCCTCATGTTGACGTCCGGAAGTACTGGAAGCGCCAAGGCGGTTCCACTCCTCCATGGACAGCTTCTCACGGCACTACAGGGCAAGAAAGATCACCATGGTACTGAGCCTGGGGATGTATTCCTCActtgggttggattggacCATGTTGCTAGTCTCTGTGAGATTCATTTGCATGCAA TGAGTCTGGGAGCCGACCAAGTGCTCATCCCAGCCTCAGAGCTGCTTCGTGATCCAATACGTTTCATCCAGCTGCTCGATTCACATAAAATTGCCTATACATTTGCACccaacttcttcttgacGCAGGTGCGGGACGCTCTCGCTGCCAACTCAACTCTCCAAGCGGATCTGTCTCGTCTCAAGAGCATCAACTCGGGTGGCGAGGCCAATGTCGTCGCCACTATCGACGGGCTCACTCGTGAACTGCGTCGATTTAACATCCAGCGCGAGGTGATTAGTCCTGGCTTTGGGATGACAGAGACATGTGCCGGATGCGTGCATGCAAGGGCATCGCCGTCCTACGATCTATCCAAAGGCCTCGAATTCGCCTGTCTCGGACCATGTACTCCTGGCATCAAGATGCGCGTGATGCGTCCCACAGTTAGAGATGAGCCCGCTGCGCCTGGTGAAGTTGGCGAGCTTCAGCTGTCTGGCCCTGCCGTGTTCACGGGATACTTCAACAACCCAGAGGCCACAGCTGCCGCGTTTACAGAAGACGGGTGGTTCATCACAGGAGATCTGGCCTGGCTGGATGACTCAGGATATCTGAACTTAGCAGGACGGACTAGAGACACTATTATCGTGAACGGAGTCAAATGGAGCGCCACAGAGATCGAAGTGGCtatcgaagaagagaacatcCCAGGAGTTGTGCCCTCGTATACCGTGGCCTTCCCTTGTCGCGCCCCAGGCTCCGCTAGCGAGGATATCGCCATCGTCTACTTCCCTGCTTATGCTGCCGACGACGCCGCAACGCGCTTTGAGACTGCCACCGCCATAGCAAAGACCGTTGCACTCCTAACGGGGCGGAAACCCGCCCATTTAATCCCGTTGCCGGCGGAGATGCTAGACAAGTCCTCGCTGGGCAAGATCTCACGGACCAAGGTGCGGACCGCATTCGAAAAGGGCGAGTATGCTTCcttcgaggaagaagacctcAAGATCGTCCAAAAGTACCGCGAATCCACACAGCGACCTGCTCAAACCGAGACCGAGAAGCGAGTGCAAAGAACCATAGCAGGTCTCCTCAAGATCCCCATCGAAGACATCAACGTAGACATGTCAATCTTTGACCTCGGAATCACCTCGTTCAACCTGATCCTCCTCAAAGCCATGATTCAAGAAGCCGTTGATGCACCCATAGAAATACCCATGTCTGTCCTAATGACCGA TCCAACAaccaccgccatctccgcctcCATCGACAAACTCCTctcccaaccaccaacctACAATCCCATCGTGCCCCTACAACCCCACGGCACCAAAATCCCCCTCTTCTGCATCCACCCCGGCAGCGGCgacatcctcgtcttcatcgctcTAGCAGCCCAGTTTCCCACGCGGCCCGTCTACGCCCTCCGCACACGCGGCTACAACACCAACGAGCGCTTCTTCCACTCCATCCAAGAAACAGCCGACACCTACGCCCACTACATTCGCCAAACCCAGCCCGAGGGCCCCTACGCCATAGCGGGCTACTCGCTCGGCTCGACCCTCGCCTTCGAGGTGGGCAAAGTGCTCGAGTCCCAGGGCCAGGAAGTCCGCTTCCTGGCGAGTATCGACTATCCGCCGCATATCCGGCAGTACGTGCGCGGGCAGAACTGGGTTGATGTGTTGCTGCACATTGCATTCTTCCTGGAATTGATTGACCTAGATGTGATGGGCGAAGCCGGTAAATATCTCCATAGCCTTGAGAAGGacaaaggaggggaagggttATCTCGCTACGATGCCCTCGTGCATATCCTGAACATCTCTGATAAGGAGAGAGTGCGCGCACTAGCTCTCAACGCAGAGAGATTGGAACGCATCACGGACATCGGAGAGAACTTCCGAGTTCACGGCGAGACGTATGAACCGAAGGGAACGGTCGAGACATTGGACGTGTTCGTAGCGGATCCGCCAAGCTATGCAGCATTGGATAGACAAGATTGGGAAGAGAACAAGTTAGGGGCGTGGAGGGATTTCGCACGCACTGAGGTGGGGTTCTATAATTGTCCGGGCATTCATGCAACCATGTTGAATCCGGTGCATGTACCGGAGTTTGTGAGAGGGTTTAAGTTGGccatgaagaggaggggggtttgA
- a CDS encoding putative NRPS-like protein biosynthetic cluster (COG:I;~EggNog:ENOG410PMS5;~InterPro:IPR000873,IPR009081,IPR006162,IPR036736, IPR042099,IPR010071,IPR020845;~PFAM:PF00501,PF00550;~SMCOG1002:AMP-dependent synthetase and ligase;~TransMembrane:1 (o718-734i);~antiSMASH:Cluster_1.7) encodes MVGKVLTAPCRFPSLSPSPSPQKGRDDDAVHTINITQGDTSISQWGPDLGPRLRVIWAIILSVFVHDDSVVMGYEECANSRDSSYLLQHCSSVYATTIDREDDLTALVGSGHLLETDSHDPRVHNTGVLLLDGGNRCDLAPKNGSSPTDAERCDLILGANRDPAGLRLFVRFRTAYISETMAGHIADAIQEILSSVRHNWQGKVKDLNLLSQASHDQILSWNTQSLEVSQQCLPDLIDRASSNYPDAIACCTINEQITYRELQHFSTALAAHLLSAGVYPHTYVGLILDKTIWSVVIMLAVLRTGAACMPLDSALPPAQASSMLREANTSVILTTTSSSKLEPHWVAIAPQMLEITGHLIQQLPKKTLPAPSGHISPTQPAFLMYTSGSTGAPKGVVQPHQDIVTCVQQMAQALQLHSGTRFLQFAAFSFDLSCVETLCTLSRGGCVCIPGNDDRLHRLAETGTALRINTAFLTAAVLAQVHPDEMPTLKTLTVGGDVLTAEQVALWAPRVDHLNVSYGTTEGIMFDTLHADLTSLSDPRNIGRSFGPRTWIVDPADHNKLLPIGAVGELVVQGGRLSQGYLQKPEKTAAVFIDVPVWAPAPAPPTSRCYKTGDLARYLPDGSIYLLGRKDRQVKLRGQRVELDDLEARLKQAVDLPRGMVVADVIVLPDQTKQLVGFVYDDRLTKQSAATDARALFGLPTAELQAIMRTMVQKLKQSLSWLFIPTFMFPLLYVPKTRTGKIDRTRLRQAAAGLAQQDRLVYAVPLDEGGVGGGDVPLKGDYSEQVGLVCKWYAESLGVALGLVLPKSNFFHLGGDSIKAMRITRLAKDDGYDVTFRDIFNHPQPVRLVANVLVTGSGTDGEMVTTATATAVP; translated from the exons ATGGTTGGTAAGGTTTTGACCGCACCATGTCGATTTCCCagcctctctccctctccctctccccagaAAGGTCGAGATGACGATGCGGTGCATACCATCAATATCACCCAAGGGGATACCAGCATCTCTCAATGGGGCCCTGATCTGGGACCTAGACTCCGTGTTATCtgggccatcatcctctctgTATTTGTCCACGATGACAGCGTGGTGATGGGCTACGAAGAATGTGCCAATTCTCGGGACTCGTCATATCTCTTGCAGCATTGCTCGTCCGTCTACGCTACTACAATCGACCGTGAAGACGACCTGACCGCTCTAGTTGGATCGGGGCATCTGTTGGAGACTGACAGTCATGACCCTCGCGTTCATAACACTGGGGTACTACTGCTTGACGGAGGGAATAGGTGTGACCTGGCTCCCAAGAATGGTTCTTCGCCAACAGACGCCGAGAGA TGCGATCTCATCCTTGGCGCAAACCGGGACCCCGCAGGACTGCGTCTCTTCGTGCGCTTCCGCACCGCATACATATCAGAAACAATGGCCGGTCATATCGCCGACGCTATTCAGGAGATTCTGTCTTCTGTCCGTCACAACTGGCAAGGCAAGGTCAAAGACCTGAATCTCCTCTCCCAAGCCAGTCACGACCAAATTCTATCCTGGAACACCCAGTCGCTAGAGGTGAGCCAGCAATGCCTCCCGGACCTGATCGACCGTGCCAGTAGCAATTACCCCGACGCCATTGCCTGCTGCACTATCAACGAGCAGATTACCTACCGCGAGCTTCAGCACTTCTCCACAGCATTGGCAGcccacctcctctccgccgGCGTGTATCCCCACACCTACGTCGGGCTGATTCTCGACAAGACCATCTGGTCCGTGGTCATCATGCTAGCCGTACTGCGCACAGGGGCAGCCTGCATGCCTCTGGACAGTGCATTACCTCCTGCCCAAGCTTCATCCATGCTCCGTGAGGCCAATACATCCGTCattctcaccaccacctcgtcCTCCAAACTCGAACCCCACTGGGTAGCCATAGCGCCCCAAATGCTGGAAATAACCGGACACCTAATCCAGCAGCTACCAAAGAAGACACTCCCAGCTCCATCCGGACATATATCCCCCACTCAACCAGCCTTCCTCATGTACACATCAGGCAGCACCGGAGCCCCCAAGGGCGTGGTACAACCACACCAAGACATCGTAACATGCGTACAACAGATGGCTCAAGCACTGCAACTACACTCCGGCACCCGATTCCTCCAGTTCGCCGCCTTCAGCTTCGACCTCAGCTGCGTAGAAACCCTATGCACCTTATCCCGTGGCGGATGTGTCTGCATCCCAGGGAACGACGACCGACTACACCGACTCGCCGAGACAGGCACAGCACTCCGCATCAACACCGCGTTTCTCACTGCCGCCGTGCTAGCGCAGGTCCACCCGGACGAGATGCCCACGCTAAAGACCCTCACAGTAGGCGGGGACGTCCTGACCGCAGAACAAGTAGCCCTCTGGGCACCCCGAGTCGACCACCTCAATGTCAGCTACGGCACCACCGAAGGCATCATGTTCGACACGCTGCACGCGGATCTCACTTCCCTATCCGACCCCCGGAACATCGGTCGTTCGTTCGGCCCACGCACCTGGATCGTCGATCCAGCAGATCACAACAAACTACTCCCCATCGGGGCCGTCGGCGAACTAGTCGTCCAAGGTGGCCGCCTATCTCAAGGCTACCTCCAGAAACCAGAGAAAACCGCCGCCGTCTTCATCGACGTCCCTGTCtgggcaccagcaccagcaccaccaacatcgcGGTGCTACAAAACCGGAGATCTGGCGAGGTATCTGCCCGATGGCTCAATCTATCTCCTCGGCCGCAAAGACCGACAGGTCAAACTCCGCGGCCAGCGAGTGGAGCTAGACGATCTAGAGGCCCGTCTAAAACAGGCTGTAGATCTACCGCGAGGTATGGTGGTAGCTGATGTGATTGTCTTGCCGGATCAAACGAAGCAACTCGTGGGGTTTGTATACGATGACCGGCTCACTAAACAATCTGCTGCTACTGATGCTAGGGCGCTCTTTGGACTTCCCACAGCAGAACTCCAGGCCATCATGCGCACCATGGTCCAGAAACTCAAACAATCCCTCTCATGGCTCTTCATCCCAACATTCATGTTCCCACTCCTGTACGTGCCGAAAACGCGTACGGGCAAGATCGACCGCACGCGACTTCGACAGGCTGCGGCTGGGCTGGCGCAGCAGGATCGTTTGGTATATGCGGTGCCGTtggatgaggggggtgttggtgggggcGATGTACCTTTGAAGGGGGACTACAGTGAGCAGGTAGGTTTGGTGTGTAAGTGGTATGCGGAGAGTTTGGGCGTTGCGCTCGGTCTGGTTTTACCCAAGAGTAACTTCTTCCATTTGGGAGGGGACTCGATTAAAGCGATGCGGATCACGCGACTGGCGAAGGATGATGGTTATGATGTCACGTTTCGTGATATCTTTAATCATCCTCAGCCGGTGAGACTGGTTGCTAATGTGCTGGTGACTGGTTCGGGGACGGATGGTGAGATGGTGACGACGgcgacagcaacagcagtcCCTTAA
- the sitA gene encoding TOR signaling pathway phosphatase SitA (COG:D,T;~EggNog:ENOG410PGS9;~InterPro:IPR004843,IPR006186;~PFAM:PF00149;~antiSMASH:Cluster_1.7;~go_function: GO:0016787 - hydrolase activity [Evidence IEA]), producing the protein MVDSKVPQPGPAKLKRNAGPDEWLEAAKDCKYLSESHMKQLCEIVKEFMMEESNIQPVSTPVTICGDIHGQFYDLLELFRVSGGMPDEPDVEPPKTSPSVITSEDIEPPSTITDPKLRKKLRNSGNSDDLADETGSNNSQRGRSSSAGSNEVTLNRNFVFLGDYVDRGYFSLETLTLLLCLKAKYPDRVTLVRGNHESRQITQVYGFYEECFQKYGNASVWKACCQVFDFMTLGAIIDGRVLCVHGGLSPEIRTLDQVRVVARAQEIPHEGAFCDLVWSDPDDVETWAVSPRGAGWLFGDKVADEFCHVNDLTLIARAHQLVNEGYKYHFANQNVVTVWSAPNYCYRCGNLASVCEIDDDLKPTFKLFSAVSDDQRHVPTSRPGRSEYFL; encoded by the exons ATGGTGGACAGTAAGGTCCCTCAGCCGGGACCGGCCAAGTTGAAGCGCAATGCCGGCCCTGATGAGTGGCTGGAGGCCGCAAAGGACTGCAAATACCTCTCGGAGTCCCATATGAAACAGCTTTGTGAAATCGTCAAGGAGTTTATGATGGAAG AGTCGAACATTCAGCCGGTCTCAACACCTGTGACCATCTGTGGAGATATTCACGGTCAATTTTACGATTTGCTAGAGCTGTTCCGAGTCTCTGGAGGCATGCCCGATGAACCTGACGTCGAGCCGCCTAAAACGTCGCCTTCCGTCATCACCTCGGAGGACATCGAACCCCCTTCCACCATTACCGATCCCAAGCTGCGCAAGAAATTGAGGAACTCCGGCAACTCGGATGATCTTGCGGACGAGACAGGCTCGAATAACAGCCAGCGCGGTCGGTCTTCCAGCGCAGGCTCGAATGAGGTTACATTGAATCGAAACTTTGTATTCCTTGGTGACTATGTGGACAGAGGGTACTTCAGTTTGGAGACCCTCACGTTACTGCTGTGCCTCAAGGCAAA GTATCCTGATCGTGTTACGCTGGTACGCGGTAACCACGAGTCTCGCCAGATCACTCAAGTCTACGGTTTCTACGAGGAGTGCTTTCAGAAGTATGGCAATGCGTCCGTATGGAAGGCTTGCTGCCAGGTTTTCGATTTCATGACATTGGGCGCCATCATCGATGGTAGGGTGCTCTGTGTGCACGGTGGACTGAGCCCGGAGATTAGAACACTGGATCAAGTGCGGGTGGTCGCGAGAGCCCAAGAGATTCCACACGAAGGTGCTTTTTGTGACCTGGTCTGGTCTGACCCCGATGATGTGGAGACATGGGCAGTGAGTCCCAGAGGAGCTG GCTGGCTGTTCGGAGATAAGGTTGCAGACGAGTTCTGCCATGTCAATGACCTGACCCTGATTGCCCGAGCCCATCAATTGGTCAACGAGGGTTACAAGTATCACTTCGCCAACCAGAACGTGGTCACCGTGTGGAGTGCTCCCAACTACTGTTACCGATGTGGCAACCTCGCCTCTGTGTGCGAGATCGACGATGATCTAAAACCGACGTTCAAGCTCTTCAGCGCGGTCAGTGACGATCAACGACATGTGCCGACGTCGCGGCCGGGCCGCAGTGAGTACTTCCTGTAA
- a CDS encoding NUDIX hydrolase (COG:L;~EggNog:ENOG410PS5H;~InterPro:IPR015797,IPR000086;~PFAM:PF00293;~antiSMASH:Cluster_1.7;~go_function: GO:0016787 - hydrolase activity [Evidence IEA]), translating to MNLTTKQEIEISPHLLSKYPFLIHPLSSLPTTHYPTYTDFGVGAYIFTTTHQQNSNPYLLLLHRSPTDSYPLHWESPGGGADLSLDDTLLRALCREVLEETGLQVTKVVDLVAVDEWNKTLPGVGQREKKVIKWGFLVETASVEEVMLNPEEHCAFKWVDEGEVKAAVNEASGMKFIGDQGRNLVRAFEVYRRWYTSSEEEGKGKDTC from the coding sequence ATGAATCTCACCACCAAacaagaaatagaaatatccCCTCACCTCCTATCCAAATaccccttcctcatccaccctctctcctccctccccaccacccactaccCCACCTACACCGACTTTGGCGTGGGCGCctacatcttcaccaccacccaccaacaAAACTCAAACCCataccttctcctcctccaccgctcCCCCACAGACAGCTACCCCCTCCACTGGGAATCCCCAGGCGGCGGAGCAGACCTTTCCCTCGACGACACGCTCCTCCGGGCACTCTGTCGGGAGGTACTCGAGGAGACAGGGCTGCAGGTGACCAAAGTAGTGGATTTAGTGGCTGTTGACGAGTGGAATAAAACGCTCCCCGGGGTGGGtcaaagagagaagaaggtgatTAAGTGGGGGTTTCTTGTCGAAACTGCTTCGGTAGAGGAAGTGATGTTGAATCCGGAGGAGCATTGTGCTTTTaagtgggtggatgagggggaaGTCAAGGCTGCCGTTAACGAGGCTTCCGGGATGAAGTTTATTGGGGATCAGGGACGGAATTTGGTTAGGGCTTTTGAGGTGTATCGTCGGTGGTATACTTCttcggaggaggaagggaaagggaaagataCGTGTTGA